One Pseudorasbora parva isolate DD20220531a chromosome 8, ASM2467924v1, whole genome shotgun sequence DNA window includes the following coding sequences:
- the LOC137085341 gene encoding sentrin-specific protease 1-like isoform X1 produces the protein MPHSSPVSHTTSVVPADKTDTVHSYIKSAWAGNNSYVLLSRVGPYKLFYKDFQIGPGKELESEVINAYLSLKVRDHNLTSPGKAFHMDTFAMTDMWKKKYRRLKVDPANYELIVGIVNKGHHWFLVAVYPSKKKSILLDSMGESNIKKKRCLETTRYFCTTVRCSVIVKLCILEKTLVCRALMTENGISASQWVCESLPHPLQRDVTSCGVFALKFAEHILQNTAVDFSNRPQDVTQYRMEIALFLLRQSDDLSDLCHFCGEAEIFEDAKDDDEAKDTDDDSEDDAKDADGDIQWISCDYCGRWFHMKCVGNPSTEDEYKCASCIK, from the exons ATGCCACATTCCTCACCTGTGTCCCACACCACTTCAGTTGTACCAGCTGACAAAACAGACACTGTGCATAGCT ATATCAAAAGTGCCTGGGCTGGAAACAACAGCTATGTACTGCTGTCCAGAGTGGGAccatataaattattttataaagacTTTCAGATTGGCCCTGGGAAGGAGTTGGAGAGTGAG GTTATAAATGCATATCTGTCACTGAAGGTGAGGGACCACAATTTGACCTCACCGGGAAAAGCCTTCCATATGGACACCTTTGCCATGACCGACATGTGGAAGAAAAAGTATCGACGGCTCAAG GTGGACCCAGCAAACTATGAGCTAATAGTGGGCATTGTGAACAAGGGCCACCACTGGTTCCTAGTT gCTGTATacccatctaaaaaaaaatccattctgCTTGACTCAATGGGAGAGTCCAACATCAAGAAGAAAAGGTGTTTGGAGACAACAAGGTATTTTTGCACCACAGTCAGATGTAGTGTTATTGTGAAATTATGTATTCTTGAGAAAACTCTTGTTTGTAGAGCCCTGATGACAGAAAATGGCATTTCAGCTTCACAATGGGTGTGTGAAAGCCTGCCTCACCCACTTCAGAGGGATGTTACGTCATGTGGCGTTTTCgctttaaag TTTGCAGAACACATTCTGCAAAACACTGCAGTTGACTTCTCCAACAGGCCACAAGATGTAACCCAATACAGAATGGAGATTGCTTTATTTTTGCTCCGCCAATCTG ATGACCTAAGTGATCTGTGCCACTTTTGTGGGGAGGCAGAAATCTTTGAAGATGCCAAAGATGATGATGAGGCAAAAGACACAGATGATGATTCGGAGGATGACGCAAAAGATGCAGATGGAGATATCCAATGG attTCCTGTGACTACTGTGGGCGCTGGTTCCACATGAAGTGTGTGGGCAATCCATCTACAGAAGATGAATACAAATGTGCTTCTTGCATTAAATGA
- the LOC137085341 gene encoding uncharacterized protein isoform X3, translating to MPHSSPVSHTTSVVPADKTDTVHSYIKSAWAGNNSYVLLSRVGPYKLFYKDFQIGPGKELESEVINAYLSLKVRDHNLTSPGKAFHMDTFAMTDMWKKKYRRLKVDPANYELIVGIVNKGHHWFLVAVYPSKKKSILLDSMGESNIKKKRCLETTRALMTENGISASQWVCESLPHPLQRDVTSCGVFALKFAEHILQNTAVDFSNRPQDVTQYRMEIALFLLRQSDDLSDLCHFCGEAEIFEDAKDDDEAKDTDDDSEDDAKDADGDIQWISCDYCGRWFHMKCVGNPSTEDEYKCASCIK from the exons ATGCCACATTCCTCACCTGTGTCCCACACCACTTCAGTTGTACCAGCTGACAAAACAGACACTGTGCATAGCT ATATCAAAAGTGCCTGGGCTGGAAACAACAGCTATGTACTGCTGTCCAGAGTGGGAccatataaattattttataaagacTTTCAGATTGGCCCTGGGAAGGAGTTGGAGAGTGAG GTTATAAATGCATATCTGTCACTGAAGGTGAGGGACCACAATTTGACCTCACCGGGAAAAGCCTTCCATATGGACACCTTTGCCATGACCGACATGTGGAAGAAAAAGTATCGACGGCTCAAG GTGGACCCAGCAAACTATGAGCTAATAGTGGGCATTGTGAACAAGGGCCACCACTGGTTCCTAGTT gCTGTATacccatctaaaaaaaaatccattctgCTTGACTCAATGGGAGAGTCCAACATCAAGAAGAAAAGGTGTTTGGAGACAACAAG AGCCCTGATGACAGAAAATGGCATTTCAGCTTCACAATGGGTGTGTGAAAGCCTGCCTCACCCACTTCAGAGGGATGTTACGTCATGTGGCGTTTTCgctttaaag TTTGCAGAACACATTCTGCAAAACACTGCAGTTGACTTCTCCAACAGGCCACAAGATGTAACCCAATACAGAATGGAGATTGCTTTATTTTTGCTCCGCCAATCTG ATGACCTAAGTGATCTGTGCCACTTTTGTGGGGAGGCAGAAATCTTTGAAGATGCCAAAGATGATGATGAGGCAAAAGACACAGATGATGATTCGGAGGATGACGCAAAAGATGCAGATGGAGATATCCAATGG attTCCTGTGACTACTGTGGGCGCTGGTTCCACATGAAGTGTGTGGGCAATCCATCTACAGAAGATGAATACAAATGTGCTTCTTGCATTAAATGA
- the LOC137085341 gene encoding uncharacterized protein isoform X2: MPHSSPVSHTTSVVPADKTDTVHSYIKSAWAGNNSYVLLSRVGPYKLFYKDFQIGPGKELESEVINAYLSLKVRDHNLTSPGKAFHMDTFAMTDMWKKKYRRLKAVYPSKKKSILLDSMGESNIKKKRCLETTRYFCTTVRCSVIVKLCILEKTLVCRALMTENGISASQWVCESLPHPLQRDVTSCGVFALKFAEHILQNTAVDFSNRPQDVTQYRMEIALFLLRQSDDLSDLCHFCGEAEIFEDAKDDDEAKDTDDDSEDDAKDADGDIQWISCDYCGRWFHMKCVGNPSTEDEYKCASCIK, translated from the exons ATGCCACATTCCTCACCTGTGTCCCACACCACTTCAGTTGTACCAGCTGACAAAACAGACACTGTGCATAGCT ATATCAAAAGTGCCTGGGCTGGAAACAACAGCTATGTACTGCTGTCCAGAGTGGGAccatataaattattttataaagacTTTCAGATTGGCCCTGGGAAGGAGTTGGAGAGTGAG GTTATAAATGCATATCTGTCACTGAAGGTGAGGGACCACAATTTGACCTCACCGGGAAAAGCCTTCCATATGGACACCTTTGCCATGACCGACATGTGGAAGAAAAAGTATCGACGGCTCAAG gCTGTATacccatctaaaaaaaaatccattctgCTTGACTCAATGGGAGAGTCCAACATCAAGAAGAAAAGGTGTTTGGAGACAACAAGGTATTTTTGCACCACAGTCAGATGTAGTGTTATTGTGAAATTATGTATTCTTGAGAAAACTCTTGTTTGTAGAGCCCTGATGACAGAAAATGGCATTTCAGCTTCACAATGGGTGTGTGAAAGCCTGCCTCACCCACTTCAGAGGGATGTTACGTCATGTGGCGTTTTCgctttaaag TTTGCAGAACACATTCTGCAAAACACTGCAGTTGACTTCTCCAACAGGCCACAAGATGTAACCCAATACAGAATGGAGATTGCTTTATTTTTGCTCCGCCAATCTG ATGACCTAAGTGATCTGTGCCACTTTTGTGGGGAGGCAGAAATCTTTGAAGATGCCAAAGATGATGATGAGGCAAAAGACACAGATGATGATTCGGAGGATGACGCAAAAGATGCAGATGGAGATATCCAATGG attTCCTGTGACTACTGTGGGCGCTGGTTCCACATGAAGTGTGTGGGCAATCCATCTACAGAAGATGAATACAAATGTGCTTCTTGCATTAAATGA